A stretch of the Bacillus sp. FJAT-18017 genome encodes the following:
- a CDS encoding SE1832 family protein has protein sequence MNKKEIESRILDLKDEYLQLQHNLEKMELVNGNLSPLEKRLIEIEAELQGLNQQLRDLKVK, from the coding sequence ATGAATAAAAAAGAGATTGAGAGCAGGATTTTAGATTTGAAGGATGAGTACCTGCAGCTTCAACACAACCTGGAAAAAATGGAGTTGGTAAACGGGAATCTCTCTCCATTGGAAAAACGTCTGATCGAGATTGAAGCTGAACTCCAAGGCCTGAATCAACAGTTGAGGGATTTGAAGGTTAAATGA